Below is a genomic region from candidate division KSB1 bacterium.
TTTCTCTATGAATCAGGAAAAATGAATGACCCCGACAGGCTGGTTGGTTTGCGCATGATTGAATCCGCCAACAGCTATGGCTGCAGCCCGGCGAAAATGGCGCATTTCGGTGTCGATCCGGAGAAAACGTACGAGGCCAAAATTATTTTTCCGTCGGGGATCGTGCGCGAGATTGAGGGACTGCGCGGCGGTGATCGCCTCCTCGTGCCCGAACTGCAAGGCCTTGCTGCAAACGCCATCAAAGCGCAACACACATTGAGTAATTTGCTCTTTGGCTATCGCAGCCGTGAAGGTTTTGGCGTCCTGCTGAGCGGTGCGATGCTGCTTATTCTGATGCTGTTGGCCGGTCGAAAAATTGTCGGTCTGAGCGCTTATGATCAAAAAGTGTTTGCCGGCGTTTATGCTTCCGTGTTCTTGGTTTGTTTTATTCTCTGGTTTGCGCGGGATCACTTGACCTTTGTTGCCCGGCCGCTGGTCTCGAGCGCGGGGTTGTCCGTTTTGGTCATGATTTATCTTCACACCAAACGACTTTATCAAGCCCGGCCGGCTTCGTTGGAAATGCTGCAAATGCGGCTCAACGCGTTTGGGCACGGTACGATGATTCACGACCTGATGAATCGCCTCGCTTTTTATGCAGAAAACTTCGATGCCGCCGTTGCTTTGCCCACCGCCGGCCGCGCGCGACTTCTGGAGGCCATCCGTGGATTGCTGCATTCCCTCACCCATGAAATTCGTGCCATTCTGCGCTATCAATATGGCAACAACTTCGCGATGGATTTGGCTTTTCGGCTGGAAGCAACCTGGGCCAAGCTCAAAAAGGCGCTGGCGCGCTTGCGACGCAGCTTCGAGACCGGAGAAAAATTGGAGCCAACCCGCTTCACAGAAATTGCCACGCTCCAACAACAATTACGCGAGCAAGTCGCGACAATCAAAAAGCGCTTCGACGAGCAATACTATGTGGACGTCAATGCCGTGATCACCGAATTGCTTAGACAGGGCGATTATCCCGGCGTCCGGTTCACACCATCGCCGAGGCAAATCCGTGCTCGGATCACCGACGCCGACTTGTCTTACGTGCTCGATGAGCTGGTGCAAAATGCCTTGCGCCACATTGATGAGCAGCCGGCCCAGATCGACATCACCGTGCATCACGCTTATGATGAGCTGCATATCGACGTGCAAGACAACGGCAGCGGCATTCCGCAACACCTGTGGGAAGAAATTTTTCGTTTCGGTTTTACGACGCGACCCGCTGGCAAAGGCGGCTTCGGGCTTTATCACGCGCGCCAGCGCCTCGAAAAATATGGCGGCAAAATCTTCGTCGCCGCCAGCGAAATGGGAAGGGGCGCGACGATGCGGATTTGTTTGAAAGCGGATTTGTAGCACAGACAGCCTTGTCTGCAAAAAATGGCAAAATAATTGAAAGCAAAACAATTCGCTTAAAAATTGACCCCCTATGATCACGATTGCGATACATTTTGGAATTTCTGTCTTGAAAATGAAATTTTGAATCGTTATTTTGAAACAAACGACAAAAAAGATGCCATTATGCAAACAGCAGCATTCAAAATAACGCCGGCAATAAAGCAAGAGATCGTCAAAATTGTTGACAAGCGGATCAAAGAAGCGCACGTGACCAAAGAAGATTTCTCCGAACTCAAGAACATTGTCAAAGAGCTGGGCGTCAAGGTCGGTGAGCTGGCCGAAGCGCAGAAGCGAACGGAACTTAGAGTCGAAGAGTTGGCCGAAGCGCAGAAGCGAACGGAACTTAGAGTCGAAGAGTTGGCCGAAGCGCAGAAGCGAACGGAACTTAGAGTCGAAGAGTTGGCCGAGGCGCAGAAGCGAACGGAGATCAGAGTCGAAGAGCTGGCTGCCGCGCAGAAGGAATTGACCGAGGCGCAGAAGCGAACAGAGATCAGACTCGAAGAGCTTACGGTCGCCATAAAGGAATTACATGGCGAAATTGGAGGCGTAGGCAGGAGCGCCGGTTATGCTCTTGAAAACGAGGCCTATCGGCATTTGCCGGAGCTCTTGCAAGGAAAATATGGGATTGTCGTCAAAGAGAAAATGATCCGGTCGCAAATCGGGGGCAAAGAAATCAATGTCTTTGGCCGGGCGGCAAGAGACGGCCAGGATGTTTTGGTTGTCGGTGAGGCCAGAACCAGACTCGACGAGCGCAGAGGTGCGGAAGAAGCCTTTGAGGCATTGGAAGAAAAAGTACAGGCCGTTATGGCAGAGTATGGACAGGTGGAAATTGTCAAAATCCTGGTCACCCATTTTGCCAGAAAAGGCTTTCTCGAGCTGGCCAGGGAAAAAGGGATCATCGTCGTGCAAAGTTTTGAATGGTAAAAAGACTGCCATTGACGTTGATTGAACTTACGGCCGTCTTAGCTTGTGGAGAACAAAATGTATAGTAGGTTGAAAAGGGATGCCGCCTTCAAAGACCTCAGTATTTACCGCTATGATTTCTTCAGCCAATATGGTTTTGGCGAAGGAGATTATTTTGAAGAAGGGGAAAGGGAAATTCTCGAACATCTCTGTCATCGACTGGTGGAAGCCATCGGCGTGATTGATGGCCGCTGGCAGCCCTATGTTGCCTCCTCGTGCCACAGTCCCCGTTACATCAAATTTAAAAATCTGCAAACCGGTAAGTATGTGGAGCATGATAACATGGAGGCGAGCGACTGGAAAATGGTGGGGAACAGAATTGACGAAATTATGGAAATCCAGCGAAAGCCGATTTTGGACAAGGATTGCGATTTCAAAGACCTTGGCTTTCGTCTTTATGCCCACGAGTTTTTCGAAAAATTTGGTTTTGGCGATGGTGACGTTCTTTCCGAAGAAGACGTGGAAATCATCAAACATCTTTGTCATCGGTTTGCAAAAACCATCGGCGTGATCGACGGTCGTTGGGAGCCTTTTGTTGAGTCCTCATGCCACAATCCCTATTACATCAAATTTAAAGATTTGCAAACCGGTCAAGTTATGAACCTTCATGACCTTGATGATGACGCTTGGGAAAAAATAGACCAAAGAGTTAAAGAAATCACAAACACGTGAAACTGCAAATGCAACCCACAAGCGAAAAGTACACCCTCCTCATCATTGACGACAACCCCCACTTTGTCGAAGACCTGCGCGCGCTCACCGGCGAGGAATTTCTGCTCATCACTGCCGGCAGCGGCGAAGAGGGCTTGCGCAAATTCTCCGAGTGCAGCGTTGATTTGGTGTTGCTCGATCTCAAGCTCGGTCGCGGCATCGACGGCCTCGAAACTTTGCGCCGGTTAAAGAGAATCGATCCCGATGTGCCGGTCATTATGGTCACCGAATATGCTTCTCTGGAAACAGCACACCAAGCCGGACGCCTCGGTGCGGCCCATTATTGCAGCAAAGCCCCGAGTCTCAAAGAGTTGCGCATGCTCATTGCACAGCACGTGCAAAACCTCCCCTGGCGCCGCGCCTATCGCGATCAACTCCTGCGCCAACATCCCCGGTTTATCGGTGACAGCCCGGTTGTCCGCAAACTCTTTGCTGAGATCGAAACCCTCGCGCCAACCGATTGCACCGTGCTTATCACCGGCGAAACCGGCACCGGCAAGGAATTGATTGCCCACGAAATTCATCACCGCAGCCATCGCGCCCATCGACCGCTGTTGGCCATCAATTGCAGCAACCTGCCGTCAAATCTTTTTGAGAGCGAATTCTTTGGTCATGAGCGCGGCGCTTTCACTGGTGCCGTTCGCCAATACAAAGGCAAATTTGAAGAAGCCGATGGCAGCACCCTTTTTCTCGATGAAATTGCAGACCTGCCACTGGAGTCACAGCCCAAAATCTTGCGCGCCATTGAGTACGGCACCTTCCGCCGGTTGGGAGGACAGCGCGACCAACAGGCTGATGTTCGCCTCCTGGCCGCAACCAATAAAAATTTAGAGAAAGAAGTCGCGGCCGGCCGCTTTCGGGAAGATTTGTTCTATCGCATCAACCGCGTTCAACTCCACGTCCCATCGTTGCGTGAGCGCCGCGAAGATATTCCCCTGCTGGCCAAATACTATCTCGAATATTTCAGCATGACCCTGCACAAGCCCATTCCTGAGATTTCGGAAGATCTCGTGAAAGCTTGGTGTGAATATGATTGGCCCGGCAATATTCGCGCGCTGAGCGGCGAGATGGAAAAGCTTGTGCTCTACAGTACTGATGGCAAGATCGATCGTTCCCGTCTGCGGATTTTTACTGCAGGCAACAACGATCCTTGTGAATTTTTCATGCCGCTGTTCGATCTTCCTTACGAGCAGGCCAAAGAAAAACTGCTGGCACAATTTCAGCAGGATTATTTTCGGGAGCATTTAACGCGCAGTGATGGCAATATGACCCGGGTCGCCGAAGCCACCGGTGTCAACCGCACAACGATATATCGCATTCTCGGCAACGCACAAGCTGATTAGAGTTAAAACCATGTTTGATTGCGGTAGTCAGCATTGGTTTCTCCCTATCTCACCTTACCCCTTCTCCCACTCTTCCCATCCATTTTTTGTTGCTTTCCTGCAACAATGATAACATCTGCAAAAACAACGAAAATCTTCGATGCAGCGCGTATGAGATGTTGCATCCCTGCAACAGATCGTGCTTCAACGATTTTTATTTCGCCCCACCTGTTTGCCGTTAACTCATTAAACTTCAAGCCCCTGTTCTTCCGTTACGAAAATTTTTGCATGGTACGTCGTTTGTCTTGGTCAATGCACAATTAGAAACCCAACGGCGAGAAGCCGCAATCCAGAATGAAAAGCAACGCCACGAAACCGGAAAAAAAATTATTTTTATGTCATTCGTTTTTCTGTCAATAATTTAGCAGGGCAACTTTCATGCTTTTTGATATTATTTGGACGCCATCTCCAATGCCAGCATCCCAGCAACAAAAAATCGATGACCCTGCTCATCGTTCTCGCACCGGCAAATGGATCTCGGCATTGGGGTGGTTGGTGACGATGGGCGGTGGTGTCAGTCTTGTCTTTGGCCTTTCCGATTTGGCCAATTTGACGCTCCTGGCGGTCGGGGGAGTTGTCTTTATCCCCATCGGCCTGCTGTTGATCACCAACGGTCAGATTCTCAGGGGATTGGCTCGGCTTGAAAAAAACGCCAAGACGACGAATGCAGCGCCACCGCCAAGCGACACGACAAGGTTGTGACAACGTTGTCAAGCTGGTATGGGACGAGAGAGCTTGTGTATTTTAAATTTGGCGGTTAAGGCATTCAATAAACCAGATTTCATTTAGGGCGGAAGCAGGAAGGGTAGAAAGGGGAAAGAGAGACGGGGAGAGGGGGAGATGAAATGCTCCTCTGCTCCCTTTCGTTCGAGTAACATCAAGCACCTATTGTGTGATTGGAGGTGTTCGTGCTTTCATCGTGGTTGCCGGAACGGGCGTGGTCATTCTGTTCATCGGCGGTGCCATATTTTCAATTTTACGGTCGCTAAATCCGTAACGATCGTTAAACCGAGCAACCCCATCCCGAGCTGCAAGGGGGACGGCTCGGGAGGGTTGGGAGCACAAGCAGCTTGTCCGTCTCTCTCAAACTATCAAAAGTAAAATAACAACAATTATCGGAGGAAAGAAAATGGCCTACTAGTACAAGATGATCCAAATCCCGCAAGATATCACCGTCAAAATGAAAGAACAGTGTGGCAACGAAGCCGCGGTGTATAAGGGAGGATACAATGATTACAGAAGAATTGATTAACGAAACCAACTTACGAAAATCGGAAAAGACGATTGCTATTTCGGAACCCGTGCCTGCTCCATTCGAGGGAGAATACAGAGACTTGCTTATGAAACTAATGGCAAGCACATGGGTACCAGTCGTATATGTTTTAGCTTCATTGATAATAACTTATGTATTGGGACATGTTCACAGTCCAATCATATTTTTTACGGTAATTCAGATCCCTACTTTGATTGCTTGTAGTTATGTTGTATCTCCCAACCCAAATCTCACGTACCGACTTCCAATAAACTGGATCGCGACTGCTATATTAGCTGCGTTCGTTTATGCTTCTCAAACATCAGAAACCTATTATGGCTATAGCGAACTTGGTGATGAAATCGGAATGGTTGCTTGGTTTTTTGCAATTTATTGGACTTTGAGCGCGGTTATATGGAGCATAAAGATGCGAAAGGTCAATAAAGATAAGCTGAGTCGATTAGAATCAGTAGAATTTTTTGGAGAACTCTTTGCAACTTGGGGTGCTGCTCTTCAGGTTGCGTTTATCTTTAGTTGGATAGTCATCCCCTTTTTGGAAGGAATTACATACGGAGCGGCTACTGCACGATCACTTGCAGTTACAGTCGAAGCATTCAGGGGAATGTCGATTTTACGGTTTTTGCCCGTAAGTGTTCTATTGTTAGGTTTGCTAATTATGGTTTCATTCCGTTTTCAAATTGATCCCTACCGTCCAAAAACTATGAATGAAGTTTTACCTGTAAAAAAAGGTTCACTACTGGTGAGTTTACTTATAGCACTCCGAATTCCTGTGTGGATTCTTATTGTTATAATCGGCTTTATTAACCATTTTTCAAAACTCTTATGGGAATCTACCCGTGATTTCTTCAAAAACTTTCTGGCAAGGCTTTGCTTTATTTTTGTTGGTCTTGTTTTAGCGCCAGCTCTACTTTATTTCGGTCACATTATTTTACTGAAATCTTTACATCTCGTCACTCAATATCTTGATAGCGAGACGTTTGGATTTTTTGGCAATATTAAGCAATTTTTTATAGTAAATTTACTTGTATTGATCACTCTTTGCGTATATG
It encodes:
- a CDS encoding sigma-54 dependent transcriptional regulator, which encodes MQPTSEKYTLLIIDDNPHFVEDLRALTGEEFLLITAGSGEEGLRKFSECSVDLVLLDLKLGRGIDGLETLRRLKRIDPDVPVIMVTEYASLETAHQAGRLGAAHYCSKAPSLKELRMLIAQHVQNLPWRRAYRDQLLRQHPRFIGDSPVVRKLFAEIETLAPTDCTVLITGETGTGKELIAHEIHHRSHRAHRPLLAINCSNLPSNLFESEFFGHERGAFTGAVRQYKGKFEEADGSTLFLDEIADLPLESQPKILRAIEYGTFRRLGGQRDQQADVRLLAATNKNLEKEVAAGRFREDLFYRINRVQLHVPSLRERREDIPLLAKYYLEYFSMTLHKPIPEISEDLVKAWCEYDWPGNIRALSGEMEKLVLYSTDGKIDRSRLRIFTAGNNDPCEFFMPLFDLPYEQAKEKLLAQFQQDYFREHLTRSDGNMTRVAEATGVNRTTIYRILGNAQAD